In Methylotenera versatilis 79, the DNA window CCTACAGCAGCAGAAATGAATTTGTAAAAGGAAAGTAGTATGAAGGTTAAAAATAGTTACCTATTGTTACTCACAATGGCGTTAGCCAGTTGTGCGTATGCGCCATGGGAAAAGTCGCCAGCCAAAGGCGGAACACCAGAAGAAAAAGTGGCTGCCGTACAAAAACGTGCAGATGTGAAAGCTGATGCGGTATTAGAAACAACCATCAGGCGTAAAGATTTATTGGTGACTAAAGAGCTTGCGGTAAAGCAGCTTGCTGAACAAGCGGATTTGGCTAAAGAAAAAGGTCAATATGACGAAGCGGACATTATTTATGATCGAATTTTGAGTTTTTTGCCTGAAGATCCCAACGCGATTAAAGGTAAAGCGCTGATTAATCAGCAAAAAGAACAAGATAAAAAATTGCAGCAAGCGACTGAATTGTTTGCAGAAAAAAAAGTGGAACCAGCGAGTGAAAAAGTGCGTGAAGTGCTGATGGAAAATCCACAACAAGCTAAAGCCATTGAATTACAAAAGCAGATAGAGGCGCAAATTAATCCAGTCAAAATCACGCCGCCCAGCTTAAAACCGCCGTTTGATAAATTGGTTTCATTGGAATTACGCGATGCGAATATTAAAGTGGTATTTGAGGCTTTATCACGCGCCACAGGTATTAACTTTATATTGGATAAAGATATCAAACCCGATACTAAAGCGACTATTTTCATTAAAAAAGCGCGCATTGATGAAGCAATTGATATGGTGCTTTCTAGCAATGGTTTGCAGAAAAAGGCGCTGTCAGATAACACCGCTTTGGTTTTCCCCAGCACGCCGCAAAAATTTAAAGACTATAAAGATCTGGTGATTCGCAGTTTCTTCTTTACCAATACCAACGCAAAACAAGTATCAGCTTTGCTGAAAACCATGTTGAAAACCAAAGATATTTTTGTGGATGAACGCTTGAATATGCTGGTGATGCGCGATACGCCAGAGGTGATTAAGATTGCGGAAAAATTGATTGCCGCCAATGACTTAGAAGATCCGGAGGTGATGCTGGATATCGAAGTGTTGGAAGTCAGTCGTAACCGTTTGCAAGAGTTGGGCATTATTTATCCGAATCAATTATCTGTTGTGACAGCGGATGCGTTAACGCTGGAATCACTTAAGGCGATTAAATCAGCCAATATTGGCGTATCACCTAACCCTGCGATTAATTTTAAAAAGACCACAGGTGATGTGAATTTATTATCTAACCCTAGAATTCGGGTGAAAAATAATGAAAAAGCCAAAATTTTGGTCGGTGATAAAGTGCCGATTATCACCACCACTTCAACCGCTAACGTGGGTATTTCTGAAAATGTGCAGTATGTAGATGTGGGCTTAAAGCTAGATGTAGAGCCACGTGTGACGCTGGATAACTTTGTGAATATTAAAGTTGGGCTGGAAGTAAGTTCACTGGGTGAAAGGACAGTAACCAGAAACGGTGCGACTGTTTATACCATTGGTACTAGAAACGCCAGTACAGTTTTGCGCTTAAAAAATGGCGAAACACAGGTATTAGCAGGGCTTATTTTGGATGATGAGCGCAAAAACGCTAGCAAATTACCAGGTTTAGGCGATTTACCACTGATTGGTAGATTGTTTTCAAATCAGGAAGATAGGAAAAGTAAGACCGAAATCGTGTTAGCAATTACACCAAGAATCATTGGTAATATCACGCGCCCGCAAGTTGAAATTACCGAATATTGGTCGGGTACAGAAAGTTTAATCAGCGATAAACCGCAAGTTAATTTTCCGCCAACTGGTGGCTCAGAAAATCCACAGGATAGAATTCGTGAGCAAATGCGTTTACGCCAATTGCAATTGAACGAGAATCAAGAAATACCAGTTGCTCAAGAACCAATACCAGAAACTACTTCAGAACAGATCCCGCAACAAAACTCCTCACAAGATGGGCGAGGCGTTTTAGAGCAGCAAGCGACTGACTCGATTCAGCCGCCAGCGACAAATCCGATTGCCGCACCCGAAGCCATACCTTCGGTGATTGATTCATCTGGCAGGTTAAGGCCTGCCACGCAATGACGCCACCTTTTGAAATAAAGCGCCATTCAAAAGGCTTTACGTTGATTGAGCTGATTGTCACGGTGACTATCGTGTCTATTTTGGCCAGTGTGACGATGCCGATGCTGAAAATGACCGTACAACGCAGCAAAGAAACTGAATTGCGTGCGAATCTACGCCAAATTCGCGAAGCGATTGACGCGTATAAAAAAGCGGCCGATGAAGGCCGAATAAATAAAAGTATTGAAGCGAATGGTTATCCGCCCAACTTAGAAGTATTGGTTAATGGCGTGCTGGATGAAAAAGATGTGAGTAAAAGAAAGCTCAAGTTTTTGCGCAGAATTCCGCTAGATCCGATGACCAGCGTTACCAATGCAGAAACCGAAGCGCTGCCGAATAATTGGGGTTTACGCAGTTATGAGAGCGATGCGGCCGAGCCTGTTGCTGGGGATGATGTATTCGATGTGTATTCACTTAGCGCACAAATTGGCATTAATGGTGTGCCTTATGCCAAATGGTAAAGCAGTTAAAGTGAACAACAAAAAGGCTGTTGTTTCAGGTTTTACGCTGGTTGAAATGCTGGTGGTTTTAGCGATTTTGGCATTATTGTTAACACTTGCTGCGCCTAAATATTTTAGTAGTATAGACCGCGCAAAAGATGCGGCATTAAAGCAAGATTTAACAACGGTGCGCGAAAGTCTCGATAAATTTTATGCAGATACGGGGCAGTATCCAAAAACGCTAGATGACTTGGTGGATAAAAAATATATCCGCAAACTGCCATTCGATCCCATCACTAATAGCAGCGTGACTTGGCTAATCACACCGCCAGAACCGCCATTAGAAGGCGATATTGCCGATATTCACAGTGGCGCAGTGGGGCTGGCGCAAGATGGCAGCCAATATGCCGATTGGTAATTGGCCTATGAACAAACAAGCGGGTTTTACCTATATGGGTTTGTTAATGATCGTGGCGATTGCGGGCATCGCAATGGCTGGTGTGGGCGTTGTGTGGCACCAAGAATCGCAGCGTGAGCGAGAAAAAGAGTTATTGTTTATTGGCGCAGAGTATCGCAAAGCGATTGGCAGTTATTTTGAAAGTAGCCCGGGCGGCATCAAACAATATCCGCAAACCTTGCAAGAGTTAGTATTAGATAAACGCTTCCCCAATATTAAACGCCACATACGACAACTGTATGCTGACCCGTTTGCAAAAGATAATCAATCTTGGAACTTGGTGTTAGAGCAAGGCCAAATTAGAGGCGTCTACAGTACAGCAGAAGCAAAGCCAATTAAAAAATTCGGCTTTGCCAGTACAGAAGAAAGTTTTAGTGAAGCCGAATCTTACAGCGATTGGCGATTTATTTATGCGCCTGGCAGTTTGGCGAGTAGCGCGCCAATACAAAATGCTAATCAGCCAGACAATTTGCCAGACAGTCAGAGTAATAGTAATGAGCCTAGTAATAATGAATTCAACAGTCTTCCGCCCAGTATTAATGCACCCAATACCAGTGAGCCAGAAATTCCGCCATCAAACAGCATGCCGTTTGAAACGTTGCCGCCTAGTATTAACGCGATAGATAATTCAGCTGCACAACCCGCAAACTAAGATTAATTACGCTAGGAATATTGCCGATAATATTGCAGCACTTTTGGCACGTAATGCATGGTTTCGCGATAAGGCGGCACACGATTACTGTATTTTTGCACCGCGCCTGGGCCAGCATTATAAGCCGCCAAACTCAGCTTTAAATCGCCATTAAATAGCGTTAATAATTCGCGCAGATATTGTGATCCAGCCAATATATTTTGCGCTGCATTGGTTTTATCTTTTACATGAAAACGCCGCGCGGTTGCTGGCATTAATTGCATTAAGCCGTAAGCACCTTTTTGCGATGTTGCCCGTGCAT includes these proteins:
- a CDS encoding secretin N-terminal domain-containing protein — encoded protein: MALASCAYAPWEKSPAKGGTPEEKVAAVQKRADVKADAVLETTIRRKDLLVTKELAVKQLAEQADLAKEKGQYDEADIIYDRILSFLPEDPNAIKGKALINQQKEQDKKLQQATELFAEKKVEPASEKVREVLMENPQQAKAIELQKQIEAQINPVKITPPSLKPPFDKLVSLELRDANIKVVFEALSRATGINFILDKDIKPDTKATIFIKKARIDEAIDMVLSSNGLQKKALSDNTALVFPSTPQKFKDYKDLVIRSFFFTNTNAKQVSALLKTMLKTKDIFVDERLNMLVMRDTPEVIKIAEKLIAANDLEDPEVMLDIEVLEVSRNRLQELGIIYPNQLSVVTADALTLESLKAIKSANIGVSPNPAINFKKTTGDVNLLSNPRIRVKNNEKAKILVGDKVPIITTTSTANVGISENVQYVDVGLKLDVEPRVTLDNFVNIKVGLEVSSLGERTVTRNGATVYTIGTRNASTVLRLKNGETQVLAGLILDDERKNASKLPGLGDLPLIGRLFSNQEDRKSKTEIVLAITPRIIGNITRPQVEITEYWSGTESLISDKPQVNFPPTGGSENPQDRIREQMRLRQLQLNENQEIPVAQEPIPETTSEQIPQQNSSQDGRGVLEQQATDSIQPPATNPIAAPEAIPSVIDSSGRLRPATQ
- a CDS encoding prepilin-type N-terminal cleavage/methylation domain-containing protein, whose protein sequence is MPNGKAVKVNNKKAVVSGFTLVEMLVVLAILALLLTLAAPKYFSSIDRAKDAALKQDLTTVRESLDKFYADTGQYPKTLDDLVDKKYIRKLPFDPITNSSVTWLITPPEPPLEGDIADIHSGAVGLAQDGSQYADW
- a CDS encoding type II secretion system protein; this translates as MTPPFEIKRHSKGFTLIELIVTVTIVSILASVTMPMLKMTVQRSKETELRANLRQIREAIDAYKKAADEGRINKSIEANGYPPNLEVLVNGVLDEKDVSKRKLKFLRRIPLDPMTSVTNAETEALPNNWGLRSYESDAAEPVAGDDVFDVYSLSAQIGINGVPYAKW
- a CDS encoding type II secretion system protein; the protein is MPIFTVAQWGWRKMAANMPIGNWPMNKQAGFTYMGLLMIVAIAGIAMAGVGVVWHQESQREREKELLFIGAEYRKAIGSYFESSPGGIKQYPQTLQELVLDKRFPNIKRHIRQLYADPFAKDNQSWNLVLEQGQIRGVYSTAEAKPIKKFGFASTEESFSEAESYSDWRFIYAPGSLASSAPIQNANQPDNLPDSQSNSNEPSNNEFNSLPPSINAPNTSEPEIPPSNSMPFETLPPSINAIDNSAAQPAN